The following is a genomic window from Nguyenibacter vanlangensis.
CGCGCACGAAATTCCATCTATTTTCTTATGGAAACAAAAGGTTTCCAAAGGCCCCCGGCCTTTGGCGGGGTCCAGGGGCAGCGCCCCTGGGTCGAAAGATCAGCTATTGGCGCCGAAGGCGGGACGGGTGGATTCGAAGAGGAACCAGGTCCGGCGTTCCGTCTCGTCGATCCAGTTTTCCAGCAGGCTGGCCGTCGCCACGTCGTTGCCCTCGTCGCAGAGGACGTGGACTTCGCGCATGCGCGCGGTCAGGGCGAGATTGTCCTCGCGCAGTTCGGACAGCATGTCCTCGGGCGTGACATACTCGGCGTCATTGTCGGCGATCTTCGTCAGCCGGCCGATCTCGCCGACCGAATGCAGGGTCGTGCCGCCGATCTTGCGGGCGCGTTCGGCCAGCGGATCGGTCATGGCGAAGATCTGGTCGCTCTGTTCGTCCAGCAGCAGATGGTAGTCGCGGAAATGGCGGCCGCTCATGTGCCAGTGGAAATTCTTGGTCTTGATATAGAGCGCGAAGACGTCGGCGAGGAGCGCGCGCAGTCCGGCGCTGATATTCTGCACCGCGATCGGGTCCAGATTGGACGGCGTTCCCAGATAGGTGTGGGCGTGGGCCTTGCCCGCGTCGGCAGTCTTGAATTTGTTCGTCACAGCGACCTCCCTTGAACGGCGTGTGCCTGCAATAACTGGAATGGCGCGGGGCAGTTGGCAAGCGGGGCGGTGCGTTGCCGCCGCTATACCTTGGTATGCCGGGCGGCTTGGGCGTGCCGGCGGGCGAGGGCGAGGAGCGCGTCGGTGGTGCCGGTCCGGTCCGGGTCGGCCAGCAGGTCGCGCGCCAGGCGCAGGGCGGCGTTTTGACGGTGTGCGCGGTGGGCGCGGTCGGGGGCGAGGTCGAAATCCGGGACATGGGCGTAGCCGAGGATGCGGCGGATGATCTCGGTGGCGGCGAAGCCGACCATGTCGGATTCGATGTCGCGCAGCAGGTCGTCCTGGGCCTGGCGCAGCAGGGACGGGTCGTGCCCGAACAGGTCGGCCGGGACGGCGTCGCCGGCGGTCCCGGCGGCGATGGCGTCGCGCCACAGCGTGGTGAAGTCGGTCCGGAACGTGGTCCAGAATCGCGCCACGTCGCGCAGGATGCGGGTTTCGGCGTCCGCGTCGCCGCGGGCGAACAGGTGCATCAGCAGATTGCCGACGAACAGGCCGCAATCGAAGCCGATCGGGCCGGGGAGGGCGAATTCGCCGTCGATGATGCGTGTCTCGGCCTGGGTTTCGGCCTGGTTTCCGCCTGTGGAGACCATGACCGAGCCGGTGTGCAGATCGCCATGCAGCAGGGCCTGGCGGCAGGTCAGGAAGCGTGCCTGAAGCGCACCGACGCGGCGGCGGACCGCCGGGTCGGCGCGGATCTCGGCAGCGATGGGGTCGAGTTCGGGGCTGAGCCAGTGATTGCGCGGGTGGACGCGATACGGGTCGGTCAGGACCAGATCGACGGTGATGCGGGTCAGGGTATGGTTGCGCGCGAAGGGTTCGAGCAGGTCGAACGCGCGTTCGAACGGCAAGGCGAGGGGAGAGGTGTGGAAACAGGCGCGGGCGACGAAGGCGCCTACCGCGCGGGCCGCGTCGGGCCAGTCGCCGCCCTGCATCAGCCCGTGGCGCAGCACCACGTGCCGGTCGAGGCTTTCGACCACCAGCACGAACAGGTCGGGGTCGAAATGCAGGATGTCGGTCGTCAGGTCCCCGACATGCGGGCGGACGGCGCGGAGATAGGCGGCTTCGAACGCGGTGCGGTCGAGCGGCATCTTCCAGTCCGGATCGACCCGGACATGGGGCAGGGATTGCTTGACGCACACCCCGCCCGCCGGGCCGCCGATGAGGAAGACGTTGTTGAGATTGCCGTCGCTGACCTCGCGCACCCGCCATGCGCCGGGCGGGCCGCCCAGCCGCGCCGCCAGGGCCGGCTGGGCGGCGAGGACGGCGCGGATGCCGTCGGCGTCGAGCGTGCGGTAGGCGGGCGGAGGCGCGTGTCGGGTCATGCGCCCCTCTTTACTTCACCGGCGGCGCGGCGTCATGCGCTACAGCATGCTGGACAGGGGCGGGGCGATATGTTCCAGCGAGCGGCCTTCGGCATCGACGCCCCAGCGGACGGCGACGGCGGCGGCGGCCAGCATCAGCACGGCGGCGGCGGCATAGCCGGCCGAGAGGGCCCCCAGGCTGCCCTGCCCGATCAGCCAGCCGAACAGCAGCGGCGCTGCGACGCCGCCGAACAGCGTGCCCAGCGCATAGAACAGCGCGATGGTCAGCGAGCGGATTTCGAGGGGGAAGATCTCGCTGGCGGTCAG
Proteins encoded in this region:
- a CDS encoding Dps family protein — translated: MTNKFKTADAGKAHAHTYLGTPSNLDPIAVQNISAGLRALLADVFALYIKTKNFHWHMSGRHFRDYHLLLDEQSDQIFAMTDPLAERARKIGGTTLHSVGEIGRLTKIADNDAEYVTPEDMLSELREDNLALTARMREVHVLCDEGNDVATASLLENWIDETERRTWFLFESTRPAFGANS
- the mtnK gene encoding S-methyl-5-thioribose kinase; protein product: MTRHAPPPAYRTLDADGIRAVLAAQPALAARLGGPPGAWRVREVSDGNLNNVFLIGGPAGGVCVKQSLPHVRVDPDWKMPLDRTAFEAAYLRAVRPHVGDLTTDILHFDPDLFVLVVESLDRHVVLRHGLMQGGDWPDAARAVGAFVARACFHTSPLALPFERAFDLLEPFARNHTLTRITVDLVLTDPYRVHPRNHWLSPELDPIAAEIRADPAVRRRVGALQARFLTCRQALLHGDLHTGSVMVSTGGNQAETQAETRIIDGEFALPGPIGFDCGLFVGNLLMHLFARGDADAETRILRDVARFWTTFRTDFTTLWRDAIAAGTAGDAVPADLFGHDPSLLRQAQDDLLRDIESDMVGFAATEIIRRILGYAHVPDFDLAPDRAHRAHRQNAALRLARDLLADPDRTGTTDALLALARRHAQAARHTKV